Proteins encoded by one window of Superficieibacter sp. HKU1:
- a CDS encoding DUF2778 domain-containing protein, which produces MLKGNFILNNADFAPLTIYGAGTFLAFSGNGIYRNKAAYSHVLKNGPLPVGKYWVVERGSGGFFSGLKANVQDGWNKTWHGAAFGRDEWFALYRDDWEIDDSTWVNSVHRGLFRLHPGHISEGCITIPHNSDYARIRNALMNSSPVQVPCMRFLKARGFIEVVANGISRNN; this is translated from the coding sequence ATGCTTAAAGGGAATTTCATTTTAAATAATGCGGATTTTGCGCCCTTAACAATCTACGGTGCTGGTACATTTCTGGCTTTCTCGGGAAATGGAATTTATCGTAATAAAGCCGCTTATAGTCATGTCCTCAAAAATGGCCCATTACCGGTGGGTAAATACTGGGTTGTGGAGCGTGGCTCAGGTGGTTTTTTTTCAGGGCTAAAAGCTAATGTGCAGGATGGATGGAACAAAACGTGGCATGGCGCAGCATTTGGCCGTGATGAATGGTTTGCACTGTATAGAGATGATTGGGAAATTGATGATAGTACATGGGTAAACAGTGTTCATCGTGGCTTATTCAGACTTCATCCCGGACACATATCGGAGGGATGCATAACAATCCCTCATAATTCTGATTATGCCAGGATAAGGAATGCATTGATGAACAGCAGTCCCGTGCAGGTTCCTTGTATGAGATTTCTTAAGGCACGTGGTTTTATCGAGGTTGTCGCGAATGGAATCAGCCGCAATAACTAA
- a CDS encoding TerD family protein: MNQSLQPGQNTTLAQARGQVRVSHTASADLDVNLTAFLVTASGKVINDDDMVFFNAPQHASGAATFIAPAASGNTLSHCIDFDLSRLPAEIVKIAVTLTQDGSAAGFASVNDLRAQIVAGSQMLDLAPGAFSAETGIIVLELYVRNGENKARAVWQGFNSGLEGLCNLYGIEVEAPAPVTPPVSLKKVTLTKPDAQHKVSLVKGAGAPKSIRVSATWIDNGDGEDNDDLDLRIGILRPDGQMSLVCAPDNPGAFDAYPWILHGGDVVAASASAPGTETVEINPAISRLMGGKVAIVCSVYSAVSNGAVSVASLQPTMRMEYGEQVVECAYDFNNGDDDEGIYTYVIGLIEIDEDSIVLRPAGVTSEEGSEDTPWLTRKGDNVVLTVDGPWVFKGKPASTKKGKRYV; this comes from the coding sequence ATGAATCAATCATTACAACCCGGCCAGAATACCACTCTGGCGCAGGCGCGCGGACAAGTGCGCGTAAGTCACACCGCGAGCGCCGATCTCGACGTCAACCTGACGGCGTTTCTGGTCACCGCTTCCGGAAAAGTGATTAACGATGACGATATGGTTTTTTTCAACGCGCCGCAGCACGCCTCGGGAGCCGCCACGTTTATTGCGCCTGCCGCCAGCGGAAACACGCTAAGCCACTGCATTGATTTTGATCTTTCACGTTTGCCGGCGGAGATTGTCAAAATTGCCGTCACGTTAACTCAGGATGGCAGTGCGGCAGGGTTCGCCAGCGTTAACGATCTGCGGGCGCAGATCGTCGCGGGTAGCCAGATGCTTGACCTGGCCCCCGGCGCGTTTAGTGCGGAGACCGGGATCATCGTGCTCGAACTGTACGTGCGTAACGGCGAGAACAAAGCGCGTGCGGTATGGCAGGGATTCAATTCCGGGCTTGAAGGATTATGTAATCTGTACGGCATTGAGGTAGAAGCGCCTGCGCCGGTCACCCCGCCGGTCAGCCTGAAAAAAGTAACCCTTACCAAACCCGATGCCCAACATAAAGTCTCACTTGTTAAGGGCGCGGGCGCACCAAAAAGTATTCGCGTCAGCGCGACCTGGATTGATAACGGCGACGGTGAGGATAACGACGATCTCGATCTGCGCATCGGTATTCTGCGCCCGGACGGTCAGATGTCGCTGGTCTGCGCGCCGGATAATCCTGGCGCGTTTGATGCGTACCCGTGGATCCTCCACGGTGGCGATGTGGTCGCCGCCAGCGCTTCGGCACCCGGCACGGAAACCGTGGAGATCAATCCGGCCATTTCACGCCTGATGGGCGGGAAAGTGGCTATCGTGTGCAGCGTGTACTCTGCGGTCAGCAACGGTGCAGTATCCGTGGCCTCGCTGCAACCGACGATGCGCATGGAGTATGGCGAGCAGGTCGTTGAGTGTGCGTATGACTTCAACAACGGCGACGATGACGAAGGTATTTATACCTACGTTATTGGCCTGATTGAAATTGATGAAGACAGCATCGTGCTGCGTCCGGCAGGCGTCACCTCGGAAGAGGGCAGCGAAGATACGCCGTGGCTGACCCGCAAGGGCGATAACGTGGTGCTGACCGTTGACGGTCCGTGGGTGTTCAAGGGGAAACCGGCCAGCACTAAAAAGGGCAAGCGCTACGTATAA
- a CDS encoding NAD(P)H-dependent oxidoreductase codes for MNILIVYAHPEPRSLNGSLKNVAVTHLEQAGHQLQVSDLYAMQWKSQMDPADSLAPVQGDRFDPSLDSKYAFENGVQSEDIAREQEKLRWADAVIFQFPLWWFSMPAILKGWFDRVYAYGFAYGVGEHNDRHWGDRYGEGTMAGKRAMLIVTTGGWESHYSPRGINGAIDDILFPIQHGMLHYPGFDVLPPLVVYRSGKMDEARYEELTRQLTQRLDDLWHTAPLAYRKQNGGDYAIPDLTLREGLAAGESGLAIHLE; via the coding sequence ATGAATATCCTTATTGTTTATGCTCACCCGGAGCCACGCTCGCTGAATGGATCGCTGAAAAACGTAGCGGTTACGCACCTTGAGCAGGCGGGTCACCAGTTACAGGTATCCGATCTCTATGCTATGCAGTGGAAATCACAAATGGATCCCGCGGACAGCCTTGCGCCTGTTCAGGGCGATCGGTTTGATCCGTCGCTGGATTCAAAATATGCGTTTGAAAACGGCGTGCAGAGTGAAGATATCGCCCGCGAGCAGGAGAAATTGCGCTGGGCCGACGCGGTGATTTTCCAGTTTCCGCTGTGGTGGTTTTCAATGCCCGCGATCCTCAAAGGCTGGTTCGATCGGGTTTATGCTTATGGCTTTGCCTACGGGGTCGGTGAGCATAACGATCGTCACTGGGGCGATCGCTACGGCGAAGGGACGATGGCGGGAAAACGCGCCATGCTGATCGTCACCACTGGCGGCTGGGAGTCGCACTACAGCCCGCGCGGGATCAACGGGGCGATCGACGATATCCTGTTCCCCATCCAGCATGGCATGCTGCATTATCCGGGCTTTGACGTTCTGCCGCCGCTGGTAGTGTACCGTTCAGGAAAAATGGACGAGGCGCGGTATGAGGAACTGACCCGGCAGTTAACGCAGCGGCTGGATGATTTATGGCATACCGCGCCGCTGGCGTACCGTAAGCAGAACGGCGGGGACTATGCGATCCCGGATCTGACGCTGCGGGAGGGGCTGGCGGCGGGTGAGTCGGGATTAGCTATTCATTTAGAATGA
- a CDS encoding winged helix-turn-helix domain-containing protein encodes MSDAILMEEVGRVAVVYIINEALIYDAQAHLLHYTDGDKMVTLPIPASNCFKILLDNQGEIISQETLLTRVWNARGMNVNANTLHQNISLLRKALAQIEGGREVIKTIPKRGFTIPADITILHKDLDKATEPASNEMAEVSAPLAVITAAPAEKNVSRIRPGARTIAVAGGLLLLLLIAWWHITTPQKNYFSAYIEINDIEGCKVFVNSIAEDDTIFQGLIRRSMVDCRSSRWVYITGNHVADYPSLIACRNQPGSGLSPGCQSFYFFY; translated from the coding sequence GTGTCTGACGCTATCTTAATGGAGGAGGTTGGTAGAGTGGCCGTGGTTTATATTATAAATGAAGCGCTTATCTATGATGCTCAGGCACATTTACTGCATTATACTGACGGCGATAAAATGGTGACGTTACCTATTCCCGCCAGTAACTGTTTTAAAATTCTGCTCGATAATCAGGGTGAGATTATTAGCCAGGAAACATTACTTACCCGCGTCTGGAATGCGCGGGGAATGAATGTGAATGCGAATACCTTACACCAGAATATTTCGCTATTGCGAAAAGCGTTGGCGCAAATAGAAGGTGGCAGAGAGGTTATAAAGACGATCCCAAAGCGCGGGTTTACCATTCCGGCTGACATTACGATTCTGCATAAAGATCTGGATAAAGCTACTGAACCTGCCAGCAATGAAATGGCTGAAGTCTCCGCACCGCTGGCGGTAATAACCGCGGCTCCCGCTGAAAAAAACGTGTCCCGAATAAGACCTGGCGCCAGGACTATTGCTGTCGCAGGGGGGCTCTTATTGCTGCTGCTGATCGCCTGGTGGCACATCACCACGCCGCAAAAAAACTATTTCTCTGCCTATATTGAAATCAATGATATTGAAGGCTGCAAGGTCTTTGTTAACAGTATTGCTGAAGACGATACGATTTTTCAGGGGCTTATCAGGCGATCGATGGTGGATTGTCGTAGCAGCCGCTGGGTATATATCACCGGAAATCATGTTGCTGACTATCCATCACTGATTGCCTGCCGCAATCAACCCGGTTCAGGACTCAGCCCCGGCTGCCAGTCATTCTACTTTTTTTATTGA
- a CDS encoding ParB/Srx family N-terminal domain-containing protein — translation MPHYWWKDFLDRSDRWQGLELIVRDSEKAQTLEMLSGHHGRMALNVRGETLFWATVLNDYSGVWLVFNADHPDQQNLLPPVTSQDIETILRKGREAWTREWCRYFARQLMESPSPLLHARRWLMRPMEQVKDSAPYSLKKPFTPENWHFRSPASADNMGCDWMLYAEDMADLSQPEKVKMVDWWWGGNLLLGRYAVDTDAGRLKWWRKKCREGQLPPVLVWYIAGLASFVILDGHYRFQAAREEGIPPEFLVISELNEQVFTPDPEKQERILRSLEHQQRKKPGFNVDSMNQTLINLYDNRYLHASTTSRAVLGNGEGWTRQVSDYLQRHQLAAYLEKILNREE, via the coding sequence ATGCCTCACTACTGGTGGAAAGATTTCCTCGACCGCAGCGATCGCTGGCAAGGCCTTGAACTTATCGTCCGCGATAGCGAAAAAGCACAAACTCTGGAGATGCTGAGCGGTCACCATGGCCGGATGGCGCTGAACGTGCGCGGTGAGACGCTATTCTGGGCGACGGTACTCAACGACTATTCCGGCGTCTGGCTGGTGTTTAATGCCGATCATCCGGACCAGCAAAATCTGCTGCCGCCCGTCACTTCGCAGGATATTGAAACCATTCTCCGCAAAGGCCGTGAGGCCTGGACTCGCGAGTGGTGCCGCTATTTTGCCCGTCAGTTAATGGAATCACCTTCGCCGTTGTTGCACGCGCGCCGCTGGCTGATGCGCCCGATGGAGCAGGTGAAAGACAGCGCCCCGTACTCGCTCAAAAAGCCGTTTACCCCGGAAAACTGGCATTTTCGCTCGCCGGCCAGCGCCGACAACATGGGCTGCGACTGGATGCTTTATGCCGAGGATATGGCCGATCTCAGCCAGCCGGAGAAAGTAAAAATGGTGGACTGGTGGTGGGGAGGGAATTTACTGCTGGGCCGTTACGCGGTCGATACCGACGCCGGACGGCTGAAGTGGTGGCGAAAAAAATGCCGCGAGGGGCAGCTTCCGCCCGTCCTTGTCTGGTATATCGCCGGGCTGGCGTCTTTTGTGATCCTCGACGGGCATTATCGTTTTCAGGCGGCGCGGGAAGAGGGCATCCCGCCCGAATTCCTGGTGATCAGCGAGCTGAACGAGCAGGTTTTTACCCCGGACCCTGAGAAGCAGGAGCGAATACTGCGTTCGCTGGAGCATCAGCAGCGCAAAAAGCCGGGCTTCAATGTTGATTCAATGAACCAGACGCTGATTAATCTTTACGACAACCGTTACCTGCACGCTTCTACTACCAGTCGCGCGGTACTGGGCAATGGTGAAGGCTGGACGCGGCAAGTCAGTGACTATCTGCAGCGGCACCAGCTTGCGGCGTATCTGGAGAAGATCCTTAATCGGGAGGAGTGA
- a CDS encoding LysR family transcriptional regulator yields the protein MINFRNLDLNLLLTLDMLLTEHNVTRAARRLNLSQPSVSVQLARLRDIFADPLLLPGPRGMQPTARAEALREPLRQALEVLERAIAPAAAFDPAQATAIWRIVATDYMASTIILPALNELRRVAPGARLAVLELRPDQIVRQAEQQDVDLVFHTRDGAPLSLHQRHLFTERYVLAGRADHPALKRQPTLAQFCRLEHVIVSPDGGGFHAATDVALANKGLSRRVVLSVPHFLVMLETLARTDLVAMLPERLVKQTATLKIVEPPLEIAGFDMMMLWHERVHRDPGHIWLRQHIVDSLR from the coding sequence ATGATTAATTTCCGCAACCTGGATCTGAATTTACTCCTGACCCTGGACATGCTGTTGACCGAGCACAACGTCACGCGTGCCGCACGACGGCTGAATTTGTCGCAGCCTTCGGTCAGCGTACAGCTGGCCCGGCTGAGGGATATTTTTGCCGATCCGCTCTTGTTGCCCGGCCCGCGCGGTATGCAGCCCACCGCCAGAGCTGAGGCGCTGCGTGAACCGCTGCGTCAGGCGCTGGAGGTGCTGGAGAGGGCCATCGCGCCCGCTGCAGCCTTCGATCCGGCGCAGGCGACGGCCATCTGGCGTATCGTTGCCACCGACTATATGGCGTCGACGATTATCCTTCCGGCATTAAACGAATTACGTCGCGTTGCGCCGGGCGCCCGGCTGGCGGTGCTGGAACTGCGGCCGGATCAGATCGTCCGCCAGGCAGAGCAGCAGGACGTCGATCTGGTTTTTCATACCCGGGACGGCGCGCCGCTGTCGCTGCATCAGCGGCATCTGTTTACTGAACGTTATGTACTGGCAGGCCGGGCCGATCATCCGGCGCTTAAACGGCAGCCCACGCTGGCGCAGTTCTGCCGGCTGGAGCACGTCATCGTCTCGCCGGACGGCGGCGGCTTTCATGCGGCGACCGATGTGGCGCTGGCGAATAAAGGGCTGTCGCGGCGAGTGGTGCTGTCAGTACCGCATTTTTTAGTGATGCTGGAGACGCTGGCGCGTACCGATCTGGTGGCGATGCTGCCGGAGCGGCTGGTGAAACAAACCGCCACGCTGAAAATTGTCGAGCCGCCGCTGGAGATTGCCGGGTTCGACATGATGATGCTGTGGCACGAACGCGTGCATCGCGATCCCGGTCATATCTGGCTGCGACAGCACATTGTTGATTCCCTCCGGTGA
- a CDS encoding RecQ family ATP-dependent DNA helicase encodes MEQTTDVLDPQRILSFDLELSRDNKFRHLGAVLADETLNVKGNQDDAIARLDHLAKEAGVILGHNILDFDLPWLSSQPVRPHILLDKPIIDTLYLSPLAFPANPYHRLIKDYKLVRDSINDPVNDSRLALQIFSEQLVALQSKPLEQLQLYQYLFAHGVSTEFNTRGLAQVFAALTGKKAIQAVALPTLVKAIAQNKVCPNQLNRVIGDALRQPQKLLPLAFACAWLPVSGGNSVLPPWVWRRFPATADIIRELREEKCQDPACPYCLQNHDAKRHLQRIFELPDFRPLPDGMPLQRNIVECGLASRSLLGILPTSGGKSLCYQLPAIVRNQRNGSLTIVISPLQALMKDQVDNLRQKAGVEGVAAISGMLTLPERGAILEQVRQGDIAILYLSPEQLRNRAVKNAIKQRQLGGWVFDEAHCLSKWGHDFRPDYLYCASVIEALAKEQQVPVPPVFCYTATAKLDVINDICSHFQNKIPQPLARFEGGVERVNLHYEILESRGLSKLSQILSLLEQFFGNDRPGSCVIYCATRKSVDEISDALIQQQSLPVAKFYARLESAQKKEILEGFIAGQYRIVCATNAFGMGIDKDDVRLVIHAEIPGSLENYLQEAGRAGRDTRDAHCVLLFDEQDIEKQFQLQAISEVSFKDIRQIFSGIKRKVNEKNEVVATSAELINQPMVETSFTADDSGADTKVKTGIAWLERVGYVERSDNITQVFQGKVAFASLEEAQEKIRALNLNSSAMQLWNAILQALLNADDDDGLSADAIAEDAAKYLSHDAGNARHTEAKDVMRVLTQMADLKLITKGLLLTTHIRPKGKDNARVMASQIQEIENAMLSLLREQLPDPETGVSYPLHLRKFNQLIIDQGHDRSHPSLLRNLLYSWSQDGRQSGEKGSIEFRYGSRDSYQIAINRSWSIIEKIIQQRHRLTNAVLGFLYQQAAASDENSVKRIMLSFSLEQVLDYLRQDVDIIPLIQERNTGNEQEWLIKGAERALLYLHEQHAIILQNGLAVFRSAMSLRLNVEKAHRYVKADYQPLEQHYQQKILQIHVMNEYAKLGLDKPKAAQQLVKDYFAMDAESFLPLYFKGRRKVLNLATSESSWKRIVEDLHNQRQEQIVQASLDQNMLVLAGPGSGKSKVIVHRCAYLMRVKQVDPRKVLLLCYNHNAAQSLRRRLKTLLGRDGSRVSVQTFHGLALSLTGHTVGNQDNEDINFTSLLKDAIALLKGEETQLGLEMEGQREHLLGGLEYLLVDEYQDIDEQQYELIAALAGMNADEDDVKLSLMAVGDDDQSIYGFREANVTFIRRFEKDYDAQTHYLTWNYRSTANIIAASNQLIEHNQNRMKGEHPITIDENRHLEPRGGKWHAVKPGQGNIEIVQCKDGAQQAAEVVQQIQRIRDIETGCPLEHIAILARNGIDKNELVRVRSALTDAGIPCRFTLDKEAGFPIRACREIVVYQQWLRAQGLTPLTPDALREPLPDVAQANRWHELLHELIDHWESSQGNEALPAEYFDVFMQEYFNAQRRQVRFGSGVLLSTVHGVKGEEFDHVIILDGGWTQAFGEDMQSQEEERRLFYVGMTRAISRLVLMQLDNQQNPHLPLLEGGPLYPQRSQATCPEKLRRFLITGLAQLNIGFAGAHEESHEIHKVLNALQPGERVEVVAEKRDITIRYSGTTIAQFSKNGRKVWAKVLPGIRHAQVLAMLQRNKSHEGEKFQSKCKVESWQIPILLVETEDTR; translated from the coding sequence ATGGAACAAACCACTGATGTACTGGATCCACAGCGGATCCTGTCATTCGATCTGGAGTTAAGCCGGGATAATAAGTTCAGGCATCTTGGCGCCGTGCTGGCCGATGAGACGCTGAATGTTAAAGGCAATCAGGACGATGCTATTGCCCGCCTGGATCATCTGGCAAAAGAGGCCGGTGTTATTCTCGGCCACAATATTTTAGATTTTGATCTGCCGTGGCTCTCCAGCCAGCCGGTGCGCCCGCATATCCTGCTTGATAAACCCATCATCGATACGCTTTACCTCTCTCCACTGGCTTTCCCGGCTAATCCTTATCATCGTCTGATCAAAGATTATAAGCTGGTCAGAGACAGCATTAACGATCCGGTGAATGATTCACGGCTGGCGCTGCAAATCTTCTCGGAACAGCTGGTGGCTCTGCAAAGTAAGCCGCTGGAGCAGCTTCAGCTATACCAGTATCTGTTCGCACACGGCGTCTCGACGGAATTTAATACCCGTGGTCTGGCCCAGGTGTTTGCTGCGCTGACCGGCAAGAAGGCGATCCAGGCGGTGGCATTGCCGACGCTGGTAAAAGCGATCGCACAAAATAAAGTGTGTCCGAACCAGCTTAACCGGGTCATTGGCGACGCGTTACGCCAGCCGCAAAAGCTGCTGCCGCTGGCGTTTGCTTGCGCATGGCTACCGGTTTCCGGTGGGAATTCCGTGCTGCCACCGTGGGTCTGGCGGCGATTTCCGGCGACAGCCGATATCATCCGTGAGCTGCGCGAGGAAAAGTGCCAGGATCCCGCCTGTCCTTACTGTCTGCAAAATCATGATGCGAAACGGCATCTGCAGCGGATTTTTGAACTGCCGGATTTTCGTCCTCTTCCTGACGGTATGCCGCTCCAGCGCAATATCGTTGAGTGCGGACTCGCCAGCCGTTCGCTGCTGGGTATTTTGCCGACCAGCGGTGGTAAATCACTCTGCTATCAGCTACCCGCCATCGTGCGCAATCAGCGCAACGGTTCACTGACCATCGTTATCTCACCGTTGCAGGCGCTGATGAAAGATCAGGTCGATAACCTGCGGCAAAAGGCGGGCGTCGAGGGCGTGGCGGCGATCTCCGGGATGCTGACCCTGCCGGAACGGGGGGCGATCCTCGAACAGGTACGGCAGGGTGATATTGCGATTCTCTATCTCTCGCCGGAACAGTTGCGCAATCGGGCGGTGAAAAATGCCATTAAACAGCGGCAACTCGGCGGCTGGGTATTTGACGAGGCACACTGCCTGTCAAAATGGGGGCACGATTTTCGTCCTGATTATCTCTACTGCGCCAGCGTCATCGAGGCGCTGGCGAAAGAGCAGCAGGTGCCCGTTCCTCCCGTGTTCTGCTACACCGCCACGGCGAAACTGGATGTAATTAATGACATCTGCTCACATTTTCAGAATAAAATCCCGCAGCCGCTGGCGCGCTTTGAAGGCGGCGTGGAGCGCGTAAACCTGCATTATGAAATCCTTGAAAGCCGGGGACTCAGCAAACTCAGTCAAATTCTTTCCCTGCTTGAGCAGTTTTTCGGTAACGATCGGCCCGGCTCCTGTGTAATTTATTGCGCCACGCGCAAATCGGTGGATGAAATCTCCGATGCGCTGATACAGCAACAGTCGCTGCCGGTGGCGAAATTTTATGCCCGGCTGGAGAGTGCGCAGAAAAAAGAGATCCTCGAAGGGTTTATTGCCGGACAGTACCGGATTGTCTGCGCCACCAATGCGTTTGGCATGGGGATCGATAAAGACGACGTTCGGCTGGTGATCCACGCGGAGATCCCCGGCTCGCTGGAAAACTATTTACAGGAAGCCGGACGGGCCGGGCGTGATACGCGGGACGCCCACTGCGTACTGCTGTTTGACGAGCAGGATATTGAAAAACAGTTCCAGCTTCAGGCCATCAGTGAAGTCAGCTTTAAGGATATTCGGCAGATATTCAGCGGCATTAAACGCAAGGTGAATGAGAAAAACGAAGTGGTCGCCACCAGCGCAGAACTGATTAATCAGCCAATGGTGGAAACCAGCTTCACTGCCGATGACAGCGGTGCGGATACCAAAGTCAAAACCGGTATTGCCTGGCTGGAACGGGTCGGCTACGTCGAGCGCAGTGACAATATCACCCAGGTATTTCAGGGCAAGGTGGCCTTTGCCTCGCTGGAGGAGGCGCAGGAAAAAATTCGCGCCCTCAATCTTAATTCGTCTGCCATGCAGTTATGGAACGCCATATTGCAGGCCCTGCTGAATGCAGATGACGACGACGGGCTGAGTGCCGATGCCATCGCGGAAGATGCGGCAAAGTATCTTAGCCACGATGCCGGTAACGCTCGTCATACTGAAGCGAAAGACGTCATGCGGGTGCTGACCCAGATGGCGGATTTAAAGCTGATCACCAAAGGTCTGTTGCTCACTACGCATATTCGTCCGAAGGGGAAAGATAATGCACGAGTGATGGCCAGCCAGATCCAGGAAATTGAAAACGCGATGCTGTCGTTGTTGCGCGAGCAGCTACCCGATCCTGAGACGGGAGTGTCTTATCCGCTGCATCTGCGCAAATTTAACCAGTTAATTATCGATCAGGGCCACGATCGCAGCCATCCGTCGCTGCTGCGCAATCTGCTTTATAGCTGGTCGCAGGACGGACGACAAAGTGGAGAAAAAGGATCAATCGAGTTTCGTTACGGCAGTCGGGACAGTTATCAAATCGCCATCAACCGTAGCTGGTCCATAATTGAAAAAATTATCCAGCAACGCCACCGCTTAACCAACGCGGTGCTTGGCTTCTTATATCAGCAGGCCGCGGCGAGCGATGAAAATAGCGTTAAAAGGATCATGCTCTCTTTCTCACTGGAACAGGTGCTGGATTATCTGCGTCAGGACGTGGATATCATTCCGCTGATCCAGGAGCGAAATACGGGTAACGAGCAAGAGTGGTTAATTAAAGGTGCCGAGCGCGCGCTGCTTTATCTGCATGAACAACATGCCATTATTTTGCAAAACGGGCTGGCCGTGTTCCGTTCTGCGATGTCGCTCAGGCTCAACGTGGAAAAAGCGCATCGCTATGTAAAGGCGGATTATCAGCCGCTGGAACAGCACTACCAGCAAAAAATATTGCAAATCCACGTCATGAACGAATATGCGAAGCTGGGGCTGGATAAACCGAAAGCGGCGCAGCAGCTGGTGAAGGACTACTTTGCGATGGACGCCGAGTCGTTTTTGCCACTGTACTTTAAAGGCCGCCGCAAAGTGCTGAATCTGGCGACCAGTGAAAGTTCGTGGAAACGGATCGTGGAAGATCTGCATAACCAGCGTCAGGAGCAGATCGTACAGGCCAGTCTGGATCAAAACATGCTGGTACTGGCCGGTCCTGGATCGGGTAAAAGTAAGGTGATTGTCCACCGCTGCGCGTATCTGATGCGTGTGAAACAGGTCGATCCACGCAAGGTTTTGCTGCTCTGTTATAACCACAATGCTGCGCAATCGCTGCGCCGTCGGCTTAAAACGCTATTAGGTCGTGACGGCAGCCGTGTGTCGGTGCAGACGTTTCATGGTCTGGCATTAAGCCTGACCGGGCATACCGTCGGCAATCAGGATAACGAGGACATTAACTTTACCAGTCTGCTGAAGGATGCCATCGCCCTGTTAAAAGGCGAGGAGACGCAGCTCGGCCTGGAGATGGAAGGGCAGCGCGAGCACTTATTAGGTGGACTGGAATACCTGCTGGTGGATGAATATCAGGACATTGATGAGCAACAATATGAGCTTATCGCCGCGCTGGCAGGGATGAATGCCGACGAGGATGATGTGAAGCTGAGCCTGATGGCGGTGGGAGATGACGATCAGTCTATCTATGGTTTTCGTGAGGCGAACGTCACCTTTATTCGTCGTTTCGAAAAGGACTACGACGCCCAGACGCATTACCTCACCTGGAATTATCGTTCGACGGCTAACATTATCGCCGCATCCAACCAGCTTATTGAACATAATCAGAACCGGATGAAGGGTGAGCATCCGATTACGATTGATGAAAACCGCCATCTGGAGCCGCGTGGTGGTAAATGGCACGCCGTGAAGCCGGGGCAGGGCAATATTGAGATTGTGCAATGCAAAGACGGTGCGCAACAGGCGGCGGAAGTTGTGCAGCAAATTCAGCGGATACGTGACATAGAGACAGGTTGTCCACTTGAGCACATCGCTATTCTTGCGCGTAACGGTATTGATAAAAATGAACTGGTCCGGGTGCGTTCTGCGCTGACCGATGCCGGGATACCGTGCCGCTTCACGCTGGATAAAGAGGCGGGTTTCCCGATTCGGGCCTGTCGGGAAATTGTGGTTTACCAGCAATGGTTACGGGCGCAGGGGCTGACGCCGTTGACACCGGATGCGTTACGCGAACCTTTGCCGGACGTGGCGCAGGCTAACCGCTGGCACGAATTGCTGCATGAACTGATCGATCACTGGGAGTCCAGCCAGGGGAACGAGGCATTACCCGCAGAATATTTTGATGTCTTTATGCAGGAGTATTTTAACGCCCAGCGCCGTCAGGTGCGCTTCGGTAGCGGTGTCTTACTCAGTACCGTACACGGCGTGAAAGGCGAAGAGTTCGACCATGTGATCATCCTCGACGGCGGCTGGACGCAAGCCTTTGGCGAAGACATGCAAAGCCAGGAGGAGGAGCGCAGATTATTTTATGTTGGCATGACGCGTGCGATCTCCCGGCTGGTGCTTATGCAGCTTGATAATCAGCAGAATCCGCACCTTCCGCTGCTGGAAGGGGGACCGCTTTACCCTCAGCGTAGTCAGGCAACCTGTCCCGAAAAACTGCGGCGTTTTCTGATTACCGGTCTGGCGCAGCTTAATATTGGGTTTGCTGGCGCGCATGAAGAATCACATGAGATTCATAAGGTGCTGAATGCGCTACAGCCGGGGGAACGCGTGGAAGTCGTCGCTGAGAAACGCGATATTACGATCAGGTATAGCGGCACAACTATCGCGCAGTTTTCCAAAAACGGCAGAAAGGTCTGGGCGAAAGTCCTTCCCGGTATTCGTCATGCTCAGGTACTGGCGATGTTGCAGCGCAATAAAAGCCACGAAGGGGAGAAATTCCAGAGCAAATGTAAAGTAGAGAGCTGGCAGATCCCGATCCTGCTGGTGGAGACCGAGGATACCCGGTAA